From Neobacillus sp. PS2-9, the proteins below share one genomic window:
- a CDS encoding proline dehydrogenase family protein, protein MLKDIFMSLSQNQFLNSAAKKYGLKMGAQSVVAGTNIEEVIKSIKELNSHGISCTVDNLGEFVFNEEEANAAKEQILNVIEAIHEHKVDAHISLKPTQLGLDIEYSFCLNNLREIVDLANRYGIFVNIDMEDYSHLSPTFDLLDDLSLEYDNVGTVIQSYFHQAQEYIERYKNYRIRIVKGAYKESPEIAYQDKNDIDANFIKISEWHLLNGKFTSIATHDHRIINYLKDFVKKNNIPNDKYEFQMLYGFRKELQLKLASEGYNFCTYVPFGNDWYGYFMRRLAERPQNLNLVAKQVFNKKTNTIIGVAAGAFLLGKMTNKQTKKKRK, encoded by the coding sequence ATGTTGAAAGATATTTTTATGAGTTTATCTCAAAACCAATTTCTAAATAGTGCTGCTAAAAAATATGGTTTAAAAATGGGGGCACAAAGTGTCGTTGCAGGAACGAATATTGAAGAAGTTATTAAAAGTATAAAAGAGCTGAACTCACACGGAATTTCTTGTACAGTGGATAATTTAGGAGAGTTCGTTTTTAATGAAGAAGAGGCAAATGCTGCAAAAGAACAAATCCTTAATGTAATTGAAGCGATTCATGAACATAAAGTGGATGCGCATATTTCTTTAAAACCTACTCAATTGGGCTTAGATATTGAATATTCTTTCTGTTTAAATAACTTAAGAGAAATTGTTGATCTAGCAAACCGTTATGGTATCTTTGTAAATATAGATATGGAGGATTATAGTCATTTAAGTCCTACATTTGATTTACTTGACGATCTTTCTTTAGAGTACGATAACGTTGGAACAGTTATTCAGTCTTATTTCCATCAGGCGCAAGAATATATAGAAAGATATAAAAATTATCGCATCCGAATTGTAAAAGGTGCGTATAAAGAATCACCAGAAATCGCTTACCAAGATAAAAATGATATTGATGCTAATTTTATTAAAATATCTGAATGGCATTTATTAAATGGTAAATTTACATCAATTGCTACTCATGACCATAGAATAATAAACTACTTAAAGGATTTTGTTAAAAAGAACAATATCCCAAATGACAAGTACGAGTTCCAAATGTTATATGGATTTAGAAAAGAGCTGCAATTAAAGTTGGCAAGTGAAGGATACAATTTCTGCACATATGTTCCTTTTGGTAATGACTGGTATGGATATTTCATGAGACGTCTAGCTGAACGGCCACAAAACTTAAATCTTGTTGCTAAACAAGTTTTCAACAAAAAAACAAATACAATTATTGGTGTAGCAGCAGGTGCATTCTTATTAGGTAAAATGACTAACAAG